The following are from one region of the Nicotiana tabacum cultivar K326 chromosome 3, ASM71507v2, whole genome shotgun sequence genome:
- the LOC107822298 gene encoding uncharacterized protein LOC107822298, with amino-acid sequence MAFYDYNGDAGECHLTPYFSALYDYNAFPIQSSISYSYYGYSNSEQIEQSTNYNYYYTTQMHPQLSYSVHNSTEPKLIHYEKAANSLETRYIISDSTKEHDDTLFEEYDPTPYGGGYDMAQTYGKSLSPSNKICYPRSVPKSNGLKGFESFDYGSIPSPYVSHNNQPEEPQDQSKEMDVKDERMPLSGVKEKPILEDDILEKPIVPLQQDKDFVAGNGTIGEYGYDYGRQLQQIPYGSGLESMDLCESLFGYWPCLAKQNQRRNLNYINSSEDSSNEQWQSTADYLFGNPFGYGGNERYGNSAYSNQNYYNQQQPYFMSDC; translated from the coding sequence ATGGCTTTCTATGACTACAATGGTGATGCTGGTGAGTGCCACTTGACTCCTTATTTCAGTGCCCTTTATGATTATAATGCTTTTCCAATTCAGTCTTCAATATCATATTCTTACTATGGATATAGCAATTCAGAGCAAATTGAACAGAGTACTAATTACAATTACTACTACACTACTCAAATGCATCCACAATTAAGTTACTCTGTTCACAATTCTACTGAGCCAAAACTTATCCACTATGAAAAGGCTGCTAATTCTTTGGAGACGCGATACATAATCTCTGATTCAACTAAAGAACATGATGACACTCTGTTTGAAGAATATGATCCAACCCCTTATGGTGGTGGCTATGACATGGCTCAAACCTATGGCAAATCCCTTAGCCCCTCCAATAAAATCTGTTATCCTCGATCGGTTCCTAAATCTAATGGACTTAAAGGATTCGAGTCTTTCGACTATGGATCAATTCCTTCACCCTATGTAAGCCACAATAATCAGCCAGAAGAACCTCAGGATCAAAGCAAAGAGATGGATGTCAAAGATGAGCGAATGCCTTTATCTGGTGTCAAAGAAAAACCCATTCTTGAGGATGACATTCTTGAAAAACCAATAGTACCTCTTCAACAAGATAAAGATTTTGTTGCTGGAAATGGAACTATAGGGGAATATGGATATGATTATGGGAGGCAATTGCAGCAAATTCCTTATGGTTCAGGCTTGGAATCTATGGATTTATGTGAAAGCCTATTTGGTTACTGGCCCTGCTTAGCCAAACAAAACCAAAGAagaaacttgaactatataaaCAGTTCTGAAGATAGCAGCAATGAACAATGGCAAAGTACTGCAGATTATCTTTTTGGGAATCCCTTTGGATATGGTGGTAATGAAAGATATGGGAATTCAGCTTATAGCAATCAAAATTACTACAATCAGCAACAACCTTATTTTATGAGTGATTGTTAA
- the LOC107822299 gene encoding uncharacterized protein LOC107822299, translating into MANLHSLLKIYTLFLSIFLFSFTISSASIHDLLRSRGLPAGLFPKNAVKSYDLDQHGHLQVYLDSPCVAKFETRVFFDSVVRANLSYGGLIGVEGLSQEELFLWLPVKDIIVYDPSSGLILFDIGLAHKQMSLSLFEEPPICSPQGNAGVLMKKEGRKETGFQIERYKDLPVSGI; encoded by the exons ATGGCCAACCTTCACAGCCTCCTCAAGATATATACACTTTTTCTAtccatttttctcttctctttcacCATTTCCTCAGCTTCAATCCATGATCTTCTCAGAAGCAGGGGCCTCCCAGCTGGGCTATTCCCAAAGAATGCTGTAAAATCATATGATCTTGATCAACATGGTCATCTTCAAGTCTACTTAGACAGTCCTTGTGTTGCAAAATTTGAGACAAGGGTGTTCTTTGACAGTGTTGTGAGAGCTAACCTTAGCTATGGTGGATTAATTGGAGTGGAAggtctttctcaagaagagctgtTTCTTTGGTTGCCAGTGAAAGATATCATAGTTTATGATCCTTCTTCTGGTTTGATCTTGTTTGACATTGGTTTGGCTCATAAACAAATGTCCCTTTCTCTCTTTGAAGAGCCTCCTATTTGTAGTCCTCAAG GAAATGCAGGTGTGTTAATGAAGAAGGAAGGAAGGAAAGAGACTGGATTTCAGATTGAAAGATATAAAGATCTTCCAGTCAGTGGAATCTGA